The sequence GCGGGGGCTTCAGGAGCTTCTGGGACATCAGAGTCTTTCAACCACCCAGAGATACACGCATGTCAGTATAGATCAGCTGATGCAGATTTATGACACGGCTCATCCGAGACGGTGAGGGACAGGGGACGGAGATCAGAAGTCAGAAGTCAGAAGTCAGAGGCCAGAGGCCAGAGGACGGAGGCCAGAGGCCAGAGGCCAGAGGACGGAAGTCAGATAGGGCAGGCAGTAGGAAGTAAGCAGAAGTCAGAGCCATTCTGCCCTTAACCCTGTTTTATATTCTGATAATAAACAGCAGAGGCATAAGACATTTAACAGCCATTTCAGTGTGATTGGGGATACTATGTCTACATTTCATGGAACAACCATTCTGGCGGTTCGGCGAAACGGTAAGATCGTCGTTGCCGGGGATGGTCAGGTTAGCATGAACAATAATATTGTAAAACATCATGCCAGAAAAGTCCGGCGGATATATAACGATAAAATTATTGTCGGCTTTGCAGGCGCGACCGCCGATGCGTTAAATCTTTCCGAGAAGCTCGAGCAGAAGCTGGAACGTTACAACGGCAATCTGACCCGTTCGGCAGTCGAATTGGCAAAAGACTGGCGTACGGATAAATTTTTGAGACGCCTGGAGGCGCTGATGATTGCCGTGGATGAGACCCGCACCTTTCTGATTTCCGGCAACGGGGATGTTATCGAACCGGATGAAGGCGTTATTGCCATCGGCTCCGGAGGCATCGCCGCACAGGCGTCTGCGATGGCGTTGATGAATAATACGGATCTGGATGCCGCAACGATCGTTCAGGAGGCCATGAAAGTGGCCGCATCGCTGTGTGTGTTTACCAATACATCTGTCACGATAGAAGAGATTTGAGGGCAGGGGCCGGAAATAGAAGGAAGCAGGCAGGGTAAAAAAAGCTGATGGCCGGAGGTCAGAGATCAGGGAAGATAAAGAGTAGGGAGTAAGGGGCAGGCGGAAATATGGACAATTTCCTCTTTCCTGTTTTCGCTATTCTCTATCCACTTCCCTATCTCCTGATTCCTTATAACAGATAACGGATAACAGATAATAATCATGAATGATTTAAAACCGTCAGAAATTGTAAAAGAACTGGATAAATATATTATCGGGC is a genomic window of Desulfobacterales bacterium containing:
- the hslV gene encoding ATP-dependent protease subunit HslV gives rise to the protein MSTFHGTTILAVRRNGKIVVAGDGQVSMNNNIVKHHARKVRRIYNDKIIVGFAGATADALNLSEKLEQKLERYNGNLTRSAVELAKDWRTDKFLRRLEALMIAVDETRTFLISGNGDVIEPDEGVIAIGSGGIAAQASAMALMNNTDLDAATIVQEAMKVAASLCVFTNTSVTIEEI